In the Hordeum vulgare subsp. vulgare chromosome 7H, MorexV3_pseudomolecules_assembly, whole genome shotgun sequence genome, one interval contains:
- the LOC123407800 gene encoding 40S ribosomal protein S24-1, producing the protein MADAKATTAVTLRTRKFMTNRLLARKQFVLEVIHPGRANVSKAELKDRLSKVYEVKDPNCIFVFKFRTHFGGGKSSGFGLIYDNLEAAKKFEPKYRLIRNGLATKVEKSRKQIKERKNRTKKIRGVKKTKAGDAKKK; encoded by the exons ATGGCAGACGCCAAGGCCACGACGGCGGTCACCCTCCGCACCCGCAAGTTCATGACCAACCGCCTGCTCGCCCGCAAGCAGTTCGTGCTCGAGGTCATCCACCCCGGCCGCGCCAACGTCTCCAAG GCGGAGCTCAAGGATAGGCTGTCCAAGGTGTACGAGGTCAAGGACCCCAACTGCATCTTCGTCTTCAAGTTCCGCACCCACTTCGGAGGCGGCAAGTCCTCCGGATTCGGTCTCATCTACGACAACCTCGAAGCCGCCAAGAAGTTCGAGCCCAAGTACCGCCTCATCAGG AACGGTCTTGCTACCAAGGTAGAGAAGTCACGCAAGCAGATCAAGGAAAGGAAGAACAGAACAAAGAAGATCCGTGGTGTGAAGAAG ACCAAGGCCGGAGATGCCAAGAAGAAATAA